From one Amycolatopsis sp. FDAARGOS 1241 genomic stretch:
- a CDS encoding TetR/AcrR family transcriptional regulator, giving the protein MPKVLGGSIEAHRREVRTRVFEVLRAQLYERGFDAITLAGIAADAGVGRTALYNHFPDKESLLVAFVEDEAAQYVTRLREAVEAETDPVAQLATFVRLQLRVLAEHHLPPGGALESALAPAAYRRISAHADPITEQLRAVLLAGVNAGSWPAQDVDVVVPMITAALGTRQVVDVPPERLGAVVDAAVRFVLQAIGSSELPPN; this is encoded by the coding sequence GTGCCGAAAGTTCTCGGCGGCTCGATCGAAGCGCACCGGCGCGAGGTCCGTACCCGGGTGTTCGAGGTGTTGCGCGCGCAGCTCTACGAGCGCGGCTTCGACGCGATCACGCTCGCGGGCATCGCGGCCGACGCAGGCGTGGGGCGCACCGCGCTGTACAACCACTTCCCCGACAAGGAGAGCCTGCTCGTCGCCTTCGTCGAGGACGAGGCCGCGCAGTACGTGACGCGGCTGCGCGAGGCCGTGGAAGCCGAGACGGATCCGGTGGCGCAGCTGGCGACGTTCGTCCGCCTGCAGCTGCGGGTGCTCGCCGAACACCACCTGCCGCCGGGCGGGGCGCTGGAGTCCGCCCTGGCGCCCGCGGCGTACCGGCGCATCAGCGCGCACGCGGACCCGATCACCGAACAGCTGCGGGCGGTGCTGCTCGCGGGCGTCAACGCGGGCAGCTGGCCCGCGCAGGACGTCGACGTGGTGGTCCCCATGATCACCGCGGCGCTCGGCACGAGGCAGGTTGTCGACGTGCCGCCGGAGCGCCTGGGAGCGGTGGTCGACGCGGCCGTGCGGTTCGTGCTGCAAGCCATCGGTTCGAGTGAACTTCCGCCGAATTAG
- a CDS encoding superoxide dismutase — protein MARYELPDLDYDYGALAPHISGQINELHHSKHHATYVKGANDTLDKIAEARDAGDFGNIVGLETTLAFNLAGHANHVVWWKILSPEGGDKPTGELAAAIDEAFGSFDKFKAQFTAVSTTIQGNGWGALSWDPIGKTLITQQLRDHHNNLVLPTTPILLVDVWEHAFYLDYKNVKPDYVKALWNIFNWGEISKRFDNAVAGGNGLLLS, from the coding sequence ATGGCCCGGTACGAGCTGCCCGATCTCGACTACGACTACGGCGCTCTCGCGCCCCACATCTCGGGTCAGATCAACGAGCTGCACCACAGCAAGCACCACGCGACCTACGTCAAGGGCGCGAACGACACGCTCGACAAGATCGCCGAGGCGCGCGACGCGGGCGACTTCGGCAACATCGTCGGTCTCGAGACCACGCTGGCCTTCAACCTGGCCGGCCACGCCAACCACGTCGTGTGGTGGAAGATCCTTTCGCCGGAAGGCGGCGACAAGCCGACCGGCGAGCTGGCCGCGGCGATCGACGAAGCGTTCGGGTCGTTCGACAAGTTCAAGGCCCAGTTCACCGCCGTGTCCACCACGATCCAGGGCAACGGCTGGGGCGCGCTCTCCTGGGACCCGATCGGCAAGACGCTGATCACCCAGCAGCTGCGCGACCACCACAACAACCTGGTCCTGCCGACCACGCCGATCCTGCTGGTCGACGTGTGGGAGCACGCGTTCTACCTGGACTACAAGAACGTGAAGCCGGACTACGTCAAGGCCCTGTGGAACATCTTCAACTGGGGCGAGATCAGCAAGCGGTTCGACAACGCCGTCGCCGGCGGCAACGGCCTACTGCTCAGCTGA
- a CDS encoding MFS transporter: MFASLRVRNYRLFFSGQVISNVGTWMQRIAQDWLVFQLSGNNPVALGIAVAFQFTPTLLLSLWAGVLADRVDKRRLLILIQSINCVQATLLGVLDLTGVVQMWHVYLLCMMLGITSAVEVPTRQSFVAEMVGRDQIANAVALNSSIFNLARIVGPAIAGFAITWVGTGWLFVANAVSTVAVVTGLALMNPAKLFRGPAIPRAKGQLVEGLRYVLHRSDLVTVMVLVLFVSTFGITYFTSLPIVAANVFHTQADGYGLLSTLVAVGTFVGALLSARRGIKSRPRVRTMLLAAAALGLFEFLTAFMPTYLAFGIGLIPLGFATITFLNTANALVQTSVSPEMRGRVMGIYVLVLIGGNPIGGPMTGWMADAFGGRSPFYIGGAISLVAAVVCALVLVRRGGVSLPVRRFGSGLRVLKRERV, translated from the coding sequence ATGTTCGCGTCCCTACGGGTCCGCAACTACCGGCTGTTCTTCAGCGGCCAGGTCATCTCCAACGTCGGCACCTGGATGCAGCGCATCGCCCAGGACTGGCTGGTCTTCCAGCTCTCGGGCAACAACCCGGTGGCGCTCGGCATCGCCGTCGCGTTCCAGTTCACGCCCACGCTGTTGCTGTCGCTGTGGGCCGGCGTGCTCGCCGACCGCGTCGACAAGCGGCGCCTGCTGATCCTCATCCAGAGCATCAACTGCGTCCAGGCGACGCTGCTGGGCGTGCTGGACCTGACCGGCGTGGTGCAGATGTGGCACGTGTACCTGCTGTGCATGATGCTCGGCATCACCTCCGCGGTGGAGGTGCCGACGCGGCAGTCGTTCGTCGCCGAGATGGTGGGCCGCGACCAGATCGCCAACGCCGTCGCGCTCAACTCCTCGATCTTCAACCTGGCCCGCATCGTCGGCCCGGCCATCGCCGGGTTCGCGATCACCTGGGTCGGCACCGGCTGGCTGTTCGTCGCCAACGCGGTGAGCACCGTCGCGGTGGTCACCGGGCTCGCGTTGATGAACCCGGCCAAGCTCTTCCGCGGGCCGGCGATCCCCCGCGCGAAGGGGCAGCTCGTCGAAGGCCTGCGCTACGTGCTGCACCGCTCCGACCTCGTCACGGTCATGGTGCTGGTGCTCTTCGTCAGCACGTTCGGCATCACCTACTTCACGTCGTTGCCGATCGTCGCCGCCAACGTCTTCCACACCCAGGCCGACGGGTACGGCCTGCTCTCCACCCTCGTCGCCGTGGGGACCTTCGTGGGCGCGCTGCTGTCCGCGCGCCGCGGCATCAAGAGCCGCCCGCGGGTGCGGACGATGCTGCTCGCGGCGGCCGCGCTCGGCCTGTTCGAGTTCCTCACCGCCTTCATGCCCACTTACCTGGCCTTCGGCATCGGCCTGATCCCGCTCGGCTTCGCCACCATCACGTTCCTCAACACGGCCAACGCGCTGGTGCAGACGTCGGTCTCACCCGAGATGCGCGGCCGTGTGATGGGCATCTACGTGCTGGTGCTGATCGGCGGCAACCCCATTGGCGGCCCGATGACGGGCTGGATGGCCGACGCGTTCGGCGGACGCTCGCCGTTCTACATCGGCGGCGCGATCTCGCTGGTCGCCGCGGTGGTGTGCGCACTGGTCCTCGTGCGGCGGGGCGGGGTGAGCCTGCCGGTCCGCCGGTTCGGCAGCGGGTTGCGCGTGCTCAAGCGCGAACGCGTCTGA
- a CDS encoding heme oxygenase (biliverdin-producing) — MSVATELEARPFSAELRASTRVVHERANHSTYMNALLGGELSLAGYTQLAIQYFFIYQAIERATDAMTGDPVGGEFVFDELRRLPALERDLAHLVGPDWRSTVRPLASTEAYTARVAEAAQWAGGYVAHHYTRYLGDIAGGQIIRRLVEKKFDLAEAGSLFYHFDDLGSAPAFRDRYRAKLDAAPWDDTARARVIDETLVAFEHNVAVFDELALDLARYRIT; from the coding sequence ATGTCGGTGGCCACGGAACTGGAAGCCCGCCCGTTCTCAGCCGAGCTGCGGGCGTCGACCAGGGTGGTGCACGAGCGGGCCAACCACTCCACGTACATGAACGCGCTGCTCGGCGGTGAGCTCTCGCTTGCGGGCTACACGCAGCTGGCGATCCAGTACTTCTTCATCTACCAGGCCATCGAGCGCGCCACCGACGCGATGACCGGCGACCCGGTGGGCGGCGAGTTCGTGTTCGACGAACTGCGCCGGCTGCCCGCGCTCGAACGCGACCTCGCGCACCTCGTCGGCCCGGACTGGCGCTCGACCGTCCGGCCGCTCGCCAGCACCGAGGCGTACACGGCGCGCGTGGCCGAAGCCGCGCAGTGGGCCGGCGGCTACGTGGCGCACCACTACACGCGCTACCTCGGCGACATCGCGGGTGGCCAGATCATCCGGCGGCTGGTGGAGAAGAAGTTCGACCTCGCCGAAGCGGGTTCGCTGTTCTACCACTTCGACGACCTCGGCAGCGCGCCCGCGTTCCGCGACCGCTACCGCGCGAAACTCGACGCGGCGCCGTGGGACGACACCGCGCGGGCCCGGGTGATCGACGAGACACTCGTGGCCTTCGAGCACAACGTCGCCGTCTTCGACGAGCTCGCCCTCGACCTGGCGCGCTACCGGATCACCTGA
- a CDS encoding glutamate-cysteine ligase family protein — translation MGTDLSAKPFDQLDRGRYRRKVQRCLDTLARMLTDGSFSFPRKNIGLEVELNLVDPQLRPSMTNTAVLEALDDPSFTTELGQHNLELNVPPRPLAGDSALQLEDDLRAYLGRAASTATDTGSTLAMIGILPTLRQEHFDQKWLTNQTRYSSLNDQIFAARGERIALSMDGAPLPGEQPERLRSHAESILPEAACTSVQLHLQVAPEEFAAHWNAAQCLAGVQTALAANSPFLLGKALWHETRIPLFQQATDTRPEELKNQGVRPRVWFGERWITSIFDLFEENVRYFPGLLPQTDSEDPIETLESGQAPKLTELRMHNGTIWRWNRPVYDVVDGLPHLRVENRVLPAGPTVVDIVANAAFFYGAQRALAEQERPIWTQMSFQAAEENLYAGARKGFDAQLYWPGIGWIPPDELALRVLLPLAHEGLRRCGVSDEARVKYLGVVERRCLARRSGATWQRDYVQRAQERGADREEALLRMLRRYLDLSAEGDPVHTWPLID, via the coding sequence ATGGGTACCGATCTCTCGGCGAAACCGTTCGACCAGCTCGACCGCGGACGGTACCGCCGTAAGGTCCAGCGCTGCCTCGACACCCTCGCCCGGATGCTCACCGACGGGAGCTTTTCCTTTCCCCGCAAGAACATCGGCCTCGAAGTGGAGCTCAACCTCGTCGACCCCCAGCTGCGCCCGTCGATGACCAACACGGCGGTGCTGGAAGCGCTCGACGATCCGTCGTTCACCACCGAACTGGGGCAGCACAACCTCGAGCTGAACGTGCCGCCGCGCCCGCTCGCCGGCGATTCGGCGCTGCAATTGGAAGACGATCTGCGCGCGTACCTGGGCCGGGCCGCGAGCACCGCCACCGACACGGGTTCGACGCTCGCGATGATCGGCATCCTGCCCACGCTGCGCCAAGAGCACTTCGACCAGAAATGGCTGACCAACCAGACGCGGTATTCGTCGTTGAACGACCAGATCTTCGCCGCGCGCGGGGAACGGATCGCCCTTTCCATGGACGGCGCTCCCCTTCCGGGCGAACAACCCGAAAGGCTCCGCAGTCACGCGGAATCCATCCTCCCGGAAGCAGCGTGCACGTCGGTTCAACTGCACCTGCAGGTGGCGCCCGAGGAATTCGCCGCGCACTGGAACGCCGCGCAGTGCCTCGCCGGCGTGCAGACGGCGCTCGCGGCGAACTCACCCTTCTTGCTGGGCAAGGCGTTGTGGCACGAGACGCGCATCCCGCTGTTCCAGCAGGCCACCGACACGCGCCCGGAAGAGCTGAAGAACCAAGGCGTTCGGCCGAGAGTGTGGTTCGGCGAGAGGTGGATCACGTCGATCTTCGACCTGTTCGAAGAGAACGTGCGTTATTTCCCCGGCCTGCTGCCGCAGACCGACAGCGAGGATCCCATCGAGACGCTCGAGTCCGGCCAAGCGCCGAAGCTCACCGAGCTGCGCATGCACAACGGCACGATCTGGCGCTGGAACCGTCCGGTGTACGACGTCGTCGACGGCCTGCCGCACCTGCGGGTGGAGAACCGCGTTCTGCCGGCCGGACCCACGGTGGTCGACATCGTCGCCAACGCCGCGTTCTTCTACGGTGCCCAGCGCGCGCTCGCCGAACAGGAACGCCCGATCTGGACGCAGATGTCGTTCCAGGCCGCCGAGGAAAACCTCTACGCAGGCGCCCGCAAGGGGTTCGACGCGCAGCTGTACTGGCCCGGCATCGGCTGGATCCCGCCGGACGAGCTGGCGCTGCGCGTGTTGCTGCCGCTGGCGCACGAGGGCCTGCGCCGCTGCGGCGTCTCCGACGAAGCGCGCGTCAAGTACCTCGGCGTCGTCGAACGCCGTTGTCTCGCACGCCGCAGCGGCGCCACCTGGCAGCGCGACTACGTCCAGCGCGCCCAGGAACGCGGCGCCGACCGCGAAGAGGCGCTGCTGCGCATGCTCCGGCGCTACCTCGACCTGTCGGCAGAGGGGGATCCCGTGCACACCTGGCCGCTCATCGACTGA
- a CDS encoding MarR family winged helix-turn-helix transcriptional regulator, whose protein sequence is MSGDTHERSLASRLRLAVVRLNRRLRAQRVADDVTLTQTAALSTLFKCGPLTPGQLAAKEGVQPPSMTRVIAALEEMGFVERRPHPTDGRQAIVELSDDGLAYVKKAISVREAWLDRQLAELGEEELDVLSRAAEIIDRMAGN, encoded by the coding sequence ATGTCCGGCGACACGCATGAGCGCTCCCTCGCGAGCCGCTTGCGTCTCGCGGTGGTCCGGCTCAACCGCCGGCTCCGGGCGCAGCGCGTGGCTGATGACGTCACTTTGACGCAGACCGCGGCGCTGTCCACGTTGTTCAAGTGCGGTCCGCTGACCCCGGGTCAGCTGGCCGCGAAGGAAGGCGTCCAGCCGCCCTCGATGACGAGGGTCATCGCCGCGCTCGAGGAGATGGGGTTCGTCGAGCGACGTCCGCACCCGACCGATGGCAGGCAGGCCATCGTCGAGCTGTCCGACGACGGGTTGGCCTACGTGAAGAAGGCCATCTCGGTCCGGGAGGCGTGGCTGGACCGGCAATTGGCGGAACTCGGCGAGGAAGAGCTGGATGTGCTCTCCCGCGCCGCTGAGATCATCGACAGGATGGCGGGGAACTAA
- a CDS encoding arylamine N-acetyltransferase, protein MDVDAYLARLDLALPATADLAALRQLQERHLERVPFENLSIHLGEPIELAEDALFDKIVRRRRGGFCYELNGLFTALLRELGFDAELRGAYVFDGEGVPGPPLDHAAVVVRLDGEQWLVDVGFGRFSRYPLRMSAVDVQTDPEGEFLFLDAPHGDLDVVLEGKPAYRLERRPRQLSEFSPMAWWQSTSPASSFTGRLTCSRTTSQGRVTLSGHRLIETVDGVRHEVLLPNDTAIRTAYRVYFGLTLTRLPAPPDERPLTQRAPDPTMNPS, encoded by the coding sequence ATGGACGTCGACGCCTACCTCGCCCGACTCGACCTCGCGCTCCCCGCCACGGCCGACCTCGCCGCGCTGCGGCAGCTGCAGGAACGCCACCTCGAACGCGTGCCGTTCGAGAACCTCAGCATTCACCTCGGCGAACCGATCGAACTGGCCGAGGACGCCCTGTTCGACAAGATCGTGCGCCGCCGCCGCGGTGGGTTCTGCTACGAGCTCAACGGCCTTTTCACGGCGCTGCTGCGCGAGCTCGGCTTCGACGCGGAGCTGCGCGGGGCGTACGTGTTCGACGGTGAGGGGGTGCCCGGGCCGCCGCTGGACCACGCGGCCGTCGTCGTGCGCTTGGACGGCGAGCAGTGGCTCGTCGACGTCGGTTTCGGCCGGTTCAGCCGGTATCCGCTGCGAATGTCGGCCGTGGACGTGCAGACCGACCCGGAGGGCGAGTTCCTGTTCCTGGACGCGCCCCACGGTGATCTCGACGTCGTACTGGAGGGGAAACCCGCCTACCGCCTCGAACGGCGCCCGCGGCAGCTCTCGGAGTTCAGCCCCATGGCCTGGTGGCAGTCGACGTCGCCCGCTTCGAGTTTCACCGGGCGCCTCACCTGCTCGCGGACGACGTCGCAGGGCCGTGTGACGCTCTCGGGCCATCGGCTGATCGAGACCGTCGACGGCGTGCGCCACGAAGTGCTGCTCCCCAACGACACCGCGATCCGCACGGCCTACCGCGTCTACTTCGGCCTGACGCTCACGCGACTTCCCGCCCCGCCTGATGAGCGCCCCTTGACGCAGCGTGCGCCCGACCCGACCATGAACCCGTCGTGA
- the sepH gene encoding septation protein SepH produces MRALRVIGLHEDGKSIVLEEPASRTRFLLPADERLRAAARGDIARLGQIEIELESQMRPREIQARIRAGESVEQVASSAGVSAQRVERFAYPVLLERSRTAELAQSAHPVREDGPDVQTLGEVIAYAFGVRGHDYSQARWDSWRGDDGKWVVVLQWKAGRSDNRAHWSFSPGAHGGTVHALDENAEVLLNPNAYRPPRTVRALDPARDAVVQPTLDASDDEVRALEAPTEPPEEDDTREIPRVPSDDDAASASDDEQPRAKAKKNHPIVPSWEDVLLGVRSQRG; encoded by the coding sequence ATGCGGGCGCTACGGGTGATCGGGCTGCACGAGGACGGCAAGTCCATCGTGCTCGAGGAGCCGGCGAGCCGCACGCGCTTCCTGCTGCCGGCCGACGAACGACTGCGAGCAGCGGCTAGGGGGGACATCGCCCGGCTGGGCCAGATCGAAATCGAGTTGGAGAGCCAGATGCGGCCACGCGAGATCCAGGCGCGAATCCGCGCCGGCGAGTCCGTCGAACAGGTCGCGAGCAGTGCCGGGGTGTCGGCGCAGCGCGTGGAGCGATTCGCCTACCCGGTCCTGCTGGAGCGCTCGCGCACGGCGGAGCTGGCACAGAGCGCGCACCCCGTGCGCGAGGACGGCCCCGACGTCCAGACGCTGGGCGAAGTGATCGCGTACGCGTTCGGCGTCCGCGGCCACGACTACTCCCAGGCCCGCTGGGACTCCTGGCGCGGTGACGACGGCAAGTGGGTCGTCGTGCTGCAGTGGAAGGCCGGTCGCTCCGACAACCGCGCCCACTGGTCCTTCTCGCCCGGCGCCCACGGCGGCACGGTGCACGCCCTCGACGAGAACGCCGAGGTGCTGCTCAACCCCAACGCCTACCGCCCGCCGCGCACGGTGCGCGCTCTCGACCCGGCCCGCGACGCCGTCGTCCAGCCGACACTCGACGCGAGCGACGACGAGGTCCGCGCGCTCGAGGCCCCGACGGAGCCGCCGGAAGAGGACGACACGCGCGAGATCCCGCGCGTCCCCTCGGACGACGACGCCGCGTCCGCCTCCGACGACGAGCAGCCGCGGGCGAAGGCCAAGAAGAACCACCCGATCGTGCCGTCGTGGGAGGACGTCCTGCTGGGCGTCCGGTCCCAGCGCGGTTAG
- a CDS encoding RNA methyltransferase, which yields MAELIFTEDPRDSRLDDFRDLSTADRRPDRPGGRGLVIAEGTVVVERMLASRYPVRALLGVERRVRDLDLSGVDVPAYVTSAETMAEVVGFHLNRGVLAVADKPAPLAVSEVVARADVLAVLEGVGDHENLGSIFRNASALGVGGVLLGPGCSDPLYRRSVRVSMGHVLRVPFAPLEDWPGGLDLLRESGFTVAALTPRPGSVPLRGLRAKVTGRVALVLGAEGPGLTDEAIAAADLAVRIEMVPGVDSLNVATAAAVAFHEFFGVDAAATR from the coding sequence GTGGCTGAACTGATCTTCACCGAGGACCCGCGCGATTCCCGGCTCGACGACTTCCGCGACCTGTCCACAGCGGACCGCCGGCCGGACCGCCCCGGCGGGCGCGGGCTGGTGATCGCCGAGGGCACGGTGGTGGTCGAGCGGATGCTCGCGTCGCGCTACCCCGTGCGCGCGCTCCTCGGCGTCGAACGACGCGTGCGCGACCTGGACCTGTCGGGGGTCGACGTGCCCGCGTACGTGACTTCCGCGGAAACCATGGCGGAAGTCGTGGGGTTCCACCTCAACCGCGGTGTGCTGGCGGTCGCGGACAAACCGGCGCCCCTTGCGGTTTCCGAGGTCGTGGCGCGTGCGGACGTGCTCGCCGTGCTCGAAGGCGTCGGAGACCACGAAAACCTCGGTTCGATCTTCCGCAACGCGTCCGCGCTCGGTGTCGGCGGTGTGCTGTTGGGGCCGGGCTGCTCGGACCCGCTGTACCGGCGCAGTGTGCGCGTGTCGATGGGTCACGTGCTGCGCGTGCCGTTCGCGCCGCTCGAGGACTGGCCTGGCGGTCTGGACCTCTTGCGGGAGAGCGGTTTCACCGTGGCGGCCCTGACGCCGCGGCCGGGTTCCGTTCCGCTGCGCGGGCTGCGCGCGAAGGTGACGGGGCGCGTCGCGCTCGTGCTCGGCGCCGAAGGACCCGGTTTGACGGACGAGGCGATCGCGGCCGCGGATCTCGCCGTGCGCATCGAGATGGTGCCGGGCGTCGACTCGCTGAACGTCGCCACGGCGGCCGCGGTCGCGTTCCACGAGTTCTTCGGCGTGGACGCGGCCGCCACGCGCTGA
- a CDS encoding MmcQ/YjbR family DNA-binding protein, with product MAPRRELDRLRALCLALPETSERLSHGEPTWFIRGKKTFVMFADHHHDDDRLAFWCPAPPGAQEGLVRTEPDRFFRPPYVGHRGWLGVRLDVDVDWTEIDRIVRDAYRLVAPKSLAVLLGS from the coding sequence ATGGCGCCTCGACGCGAACTCGATCGGCTCCGTGCGCTGTGCCTCGCGCTGCCCGAGACCAGCGAACGTCTCAGCCACGGCGAGCCGACGTGGTTCATCCGCGGGAAGAAGACGTTCGTGATGTTCGCCGACCACCACCACGACGACGACAGGCTCGCGTTCTGGTGCCCCGCCCCGCCCGGTGCGCAGGAGGGCCTCGTGCGCACCGAGCCGGACCGCTTCTTCCGGCCGCCCTACGTCGGCCACCGCGGCTGGCTCGGCGTGCGCCTCGACGTGGACGTCGACTGGACCGAGATCGACCGCATCGTGCGCGATGCCTACCGGCTGGTGGCGCCGAAGTCGCTGGCGGTGTTGCTGGGGAGCTAA
- a CDS encoding DUF2537 domain-containing protein, protein MELRIRGERAVLAGPGGEHAREVDPRRLAIGPDLAQALHEWARVASAVSRTGGEAEVAASVVSQRGRQLAGRLATVMGTTVRFVDPVSGVETVVEPPARVVARRRPAPRPEPTPWLTGLLVSGFAAVLVVVAMLALATTLASATSGWLALVATVVVTGGIGPSLWLGRKLPIVRWAVYGAGAGIVAAWIGVLAIVL, encoded by the coding sequence GTGGAGCTGCGGATCCGGGGCGAGCGCGCGGTGCTCGCCGGCCCGGGTGGCGAGCACGCGCGCGAGGTCGACCCGCGTCGGCTGGCGATCGGGCCGGACTTGGCGCAGGCGCTCCACGAGTGGGCGCGCGTCGCGTCCGCGGTGTCGCGTACCGGGGGCGAAGCGGAGGTCGCGGCGTCAGTCGTGTCGCAGCGGGGCCGGCAGCTCGCCGGGCGGCTGGCGACGGTGATGGGCACGACGGTGCGGTTCGTCGACCCGGTGTCCGGCGTCGAGACGGTGGTGGAGCCCCCGGCGCGCGTCGTGGCGCGGCGGCGGCCGGCGCCGCGGCCCGAGCCGACGCCGTGGCTCACCGGGCTCCTCGTATCCGGCTTCGCCGCGGTGCTCGTGGTCGTCGCGATGCTCGCGCTGGCGACCACGCTTGCCAGCGCGACGAGCGGGTGGCTCGCCCTCGTCGCGACGGTCGTGGTGACCGGTGGCATCGGACCGTCGTTGTGGCTCGGGCGGAAGCTGCCGATCGTGCGCTGGGCCGTGTACGGCGCGGGTGCCGGCATCGTCGCCGCGTGGATCGGCGTGCTGGCGATCGTGCTCTGA